Proteins encoded in a region of the Gemmatimonadaceae bacterium genome:
- a CDS encoding alpha-glucuronidase family glycosyl hydrolase, whose product MRRIVVLSGAALVFLAAASVAQKAAFPSEDGYDLWLRYRLVANASRLAEYRAAITAIDVDGESPTLSAARDELTRGLSGLLGAGRPIASKNSIVDGIVIAGTPTSSATIKSLSLDTAIARVGDEGYLLRAMNVRGHRSIVVAAKTDVGVLYGAFALLSRLQQSMPIAKLDVAGAPRIRLRLIDHWDNLDRSIEHGYGGQSLWEWDALPDSVSPRYGDYARAEASIGINGVSITNVNANARALTAEYLQKVAALANVFRPYGIRVYLTARFSAPIEIGGLETADPLDPAVRAWWKAKADEIYAAVPDFGGFLVKANSEGQPGPQDYKRSHADGANMLADAVAPHGGVVIWRAFVYSNDVPGDRVKQAYSEFTPLDGQFRENVLIQAKNGPLDFQPREPFSPLFGAMPKTPLILEFQITKEYLGEDAHLVFLGSLMSEVLTADTWVQGKGSTVARVIDGSLHGYKRTGIAGVANTGTDRNWTGSHFNQANWYAFGRLAWDPGLSPAAIAEEWTRRTFSNDPKVVAPVVHMMLVSREAVVNYMTPLGLAHIMGTDHHYGPAPWARLARADWTPAYYHRADSIGLGFERSPHGSDAVSQYAPPLRQMFSDRATTPDSLLLWFHHVGWTERTRSGRTLWEDLFHHYREGIDTVHSMRRAWNTLAGRIDSARFHDVDDFLAIQEHEAVWWRDAVLSYFQTFSRLPVPNGYAPFAHPLSFYRALPCPVGTPADPQAGRFTALDKRKPRCPPVY is encoded by the coding sequence GTGCGCCGAATCGTCGTGCTCAGTGGCGCCGCACTCGTCTTTCTTGCGGCGGCGAGCGTCGCGCAAAAGGCCGCATTTCCCTCGGAAGACGGCTACGATCTCTGGCTCCGCTATCGGCTCGTAGCGAACGCGTCGCGTCTCGCCGAGTATCGCGCGGCGATCACGGCGATCGACGTCGACGGCGAGTCGCCGACACTGAGCGCCGCGCGCGACGAGTTGACCCGGGGACTGTCCGGCCTCCTGGGGGCAGGCAGACCGATCGCGTCGAAGAACTCGATTGTCGACGGCATCGTCATCGCGGGTACACCGACCAGTTCGGCGACGATCAAATCGCTGTCGCTCGACACGGCGATCGCGCGCGTCGGCGACGAGGGCTATTTGCTGCGCGCGATGAACGTGCGCGGGCACCGCTCGATCGTCGTCGCGGCCAAGACGGATGTCGGCGTTCTCTACGGCGCGTTCGCCCTGTTGTCACGGCTCCAGCAATCGATGCCCATCGCGAAGCTCGACGTCGCCGGCGCGCCGCGTATCCGGCTTCGCCTCATCGACCATTGGGACAACCTCGATCGCAGCATCGAGCACGGGTACGGCGGACAATCGCTCTGGGAGTGGGACGCACTGCCCGATTCGGTCTCGCCGCGCTACGGCGACTACGCGCGCGCCGAAGCGTCGATCGGCATCAACGGCGTGTCGATCACGAACGTGAATGCCAACGCGCGCGCGCTCACTGCGGAGTACCTGCAGAAGGTCGCCGCGCTCGCGAACGTGTTTCGCCCGTACGGCATTCGCGTCTATCTCACCGCGCGCTTCAGCGCACCGATCGAGATCGGCGGTCTCGAGACGGCGGATCCGCTCGATCCGGCCGTTCGCGCGTGGTGGAAGGCGAAAGCCGACGAGATCTACGCGGCCGTGCCGGACTTCGGCGGTTTTCTCGTCAAAGCGAACTCCGAGGGTCAACCGGGCCCGCAGGACTACAAGCGCTCGCACGCCGACGGCGCGAACATGCTCGCCGACGCCGTGGCCCCGCACGGCGGTGTCGTCATCTGGCGCGCGTTCGTTTACAGCAATGACGTGCCGGGCGATCGCGTGAAGCAGGCGTACAGCGAATTCACTCCACTGGATGGCCAGTTCCGCGAGAACGTGCTGATTCAGGCCAAGAACGGTCCCCTCGATTTTCAGCCGCGCGAGCCGTTCTCGCCGCTCTTCGGCGCGATGCCGAAAACGCCGCTCATTCTCGAATTCCAGATCACCAAGGAATACCTCGGCGAGGACGCGCACCTCGTCTTTCTCGGATCTCTCATGTCCGAAGTGCTCACCGCCGACACCTGGGTGCAGGGCAAAGGCTCGACGGTCGCCAGGGTGATCGACGGCTCGCTGCACGGCTACAAGCGAACCGGCATCGCCGGCGTGGCCAACACCGGCACCGATCGCAACTGGACCGGATCGCACTTCAATCAAGCGAACTGGTACGCGTTCGGCCGGCTTGCCTGGGATCCCGGGCTGTCGCCGGCGGCGATCGCCGAGGAGTGGACGCGGCGAACCTTCTCCAACGATCCGAAGGTCGTCGCGCCGGTGGTGCACATGATGCTGGTGTCGCGCGAGGCGGTCGTGAACTACATGACGCCGCTCGGTCTCGCGCACATCATGGGCACCGACCACCACTACGGTCCTGCTCCGTGGGCCCGACTCGCCCGCGCTGACTGGACGCCGGCGTACTATCACCGCGCGGACAGCATCGGCCTCGGCTTCGAGCGTTCGCCGCACGGCAGCGACGCCGTCTCGCAATACGCGCCGCCGCTCCGGCAGATGTTCTCCGATCGCGCCACGACGCCCGATTCGCTGCTGCTCTGGTTTCACCACGTCGGCTGGACGGAGCGAACGAGGTCCGGCCGCACGTTGTGGGAAGATCTCTTCCATCACTATCGCGAAGGGATCGACACGGTGCACTCGATGCGGCGCGCGTGGAACACGCTCGCTGGACGCATCGACAGCGCGCGTTTCCACGACGTCGACGATTTCCTCGCCATCCAGGAGCACGAGGCCGTTTGGTGGCGCGACGCCGTGCTCTCGTACTTCCAGACGTTCTCGCGCCTCCCGGTGCCGAACGGATACGCGCCGTTCGCGCATCCGTTGTCCTTCTACCGCGCGCTTCCCTGCCCGGTCGGGACCCCCGCCGATCCGCAGGCGGGCCGGTTCACCGCACTCGACAAGCGCAAGCCGCGCTGTCCGCCCGTGTACTGA
- a CDS encoding ABC transporter permease has product MRRVLRHLLGLQEAGLVLVLVALAIALTVLAGSHVDPLTGRTVNNFWNSYTLIQTATDATFFAIMAIGATVVIISGGIDLSVGSVYALSGVSMALLLRALGPMSPATTTFVGLVTCVGVGLLSGLLNGALVVGLRVHPFIVTLGTMWILRGIAFVATHALSILVPPALTHVAKASLGLRGGLYPVPMLAMLACCVIGTIYLTRTVMGRHIFAFGGNIEASRFAGLSLRRIQIGVFVVAGLTAGFAAFLGASFYGSSSSGDAQGYELYVIASAVVGGASLVGGRGSALGATLGALLIVLIRQSIRTLHFDQNYEWIVIGCAIILAVVIDQSSTRLTARRLAGRAAVAGESP; this is encoded by the coding sequence ATGCGACGCGTCCTTCGACATCTGCTCGGCCTGCAGGAGGCCGGCCTCGTTCTCGTTCTCGTCGCGCTCGCGATCGCGTTGACCGTGCTCGCCGGATCGCACGTCGATCCACTGACCGGACGCACGGTCAACAACTTCTGGAACTCCTACACGCTGATTCAAACGGCGACCGACGCGACGTTCTTCGCCATCATGGCGATCGGCGCGACGGTCGTCATCATCTCGGGGGGCATCGACCTCTCGGTCGGCTCGGTGTACGCGCTCTCCGGCGTCTCGATGGCGCTGCTCCTGCGCGCGCTGGGTCCGATGAGCCCCGCGACGACGACCTTCGTCGGGCTGGTGACCTGCGTCGGCGTAGGACTCCTCAGCGGACTCTTGAACGGCGCGCTGGTCGTGGGGCTGCGTGTGCATCCGTTCATCGTCACGCTCGGCACGATGTGGATTCTCCGCGGCATCGCGTTCGTCGCCACCCATGCCCTCAGCATTCTCGTTCCGCCGGCGCTCACGCACGTCGCGAAAGCGTCGCTCGGGTTGCGCGGCGGACTCTATCCCGTGCCGATGCTCGCGATGCTCGCCTGCTGCGTCATCGGCACGATCTACCTCACGCGCACCGTGATGGGCCGCCACATCTTTGCGTTCGGTGGCAACATCGAGGCGAGCCGCTTCGCCGGACTCTCCTTGCGACGGATCCAGATCGGCGTGTTCGTCGTCGCCGGCCTCACCGCGGGATTCGCCGCGTTCCTCGGCGCGAGCTTCTATGGGTCGTCGTCGTCCGGCGACGCACAAGGGTACGAGCTCTACGTCATCGCGTCGGCCGTCGTGGGCGGCGCGAGCCTCGTCGGCGGACGCGGGAGCGCGCTCGGCGCCACGCTCGGCGCGTTGCTCATCGTGCTCATTCGCCAATCCATTCGCACGCTTCACTTCGACCAGAACTACGAGTGGATCGTCATCGGCTGCGCGATCATCCTCGCCGTCGTCATCGACCAGTCGAGCACGCGGCTGACCGCGCGCCGGCTCGCCGGACGAGCGGCCGTCGCGGGTGAGTCGCCGTGA
- a CDS encoding SDR family oxidoreductase, protein MTNNPFDLTGKAALVTGGYGVLGGTIAIGLAAAGARVAVLGRRQDLAAAKVDEIRNAGGEAIPLVADVLERDAVRLASDEVQRAWGRIDILVNAAGGNVPRSRNDNRSIFEVPLDAFDEVMRLNLHGTVVPSLVVGEAMARHGRGSIINISSMAATSAISGTLGYSVAKSGIDSFTRWLAMDLARKHGDGIRVNAIAPGFFVSAQNRAVLVDDAGQPTARARAIVQRTPMGRFGRPDELVGAAQWLASDAASFVTGVVIPVDGGFSSFSGV, encoded by the coding sequence GTGACGAACAACCCGTTCGACCTGACCGGCAAGGCGGCGCTCGTCACGGGCGGCTATGGCGTGCTCGGTGGTACGATCGCGATCGGTCTCGCCGCGGCCGGCGCGCGCGTCGCCGTGCTCGGCCGGCGACAGGATCTCGCGGCGGCGAAAGTCGATGAGATCCGCAACGCCGGCGGCGAGGCGATTCCCCTCGTCGCCGACGTGCTCGAGCGTGACGCGGTTCGTTTGGCCAGCGACGAGGTCCAACGCGCGTGGGGACGCATCGACATCCTCGTCAACGCGGCCGGCGGCAACGTCCCGCGCTCGCGCAACGACAATCGCAGCATCTTCGAGGTGCCGCTCGACGCGTTCGACGAAGTGATGCGCTTGAATCTTCACGGAACGGTCGTCCCATCGCTCGTCGTGGGCGAGGCGATGGCGCGGCATGGCCGCGGGTCGATCATCAACATCTCGTCGATGGCGGCGACATCGGCGATCAGCGGCACGCTTGGCTATTCGGTGGCAAAGTCGGGTATCGATTCCTTTACGCGCTGGTTGGCGATGGACCTCGCGCGGAAGCACGGCGACGGCATCCGGGTAAACGCGATCGCGCCGGGATTCTTTGTGTCGGCGCAAAACCGGGCGGTTCTCGTGGACGACGCCGGCCAGCCGACCGCGAGGGCACGCGCGATCGTTCAACGGACGCCGATGGGCCGCTTCGGCCGCCCCGACGAGTTGGTCGGCGCCGCCCAGTGGCTGGCCAGCGATGCCGCGTCGTTCGTGACCGGGGTCGTGATCCCAGTGGACGGGGGATTCAGCTCGTTCAGCGGCGTCTGA
- a CDS encoding enolase C-terminal domain-like protein, which translates to MKIIDVRTTPVSVPIEAPLRHANGCHWGRFVRTIVEVETDDGLIGLGEMGGGGESAAAAFAALKPYVIGHDPAKLEELRFKVSNPTASLYNHRTQMVAALEFACLDILGQAWGVPVSDILGGRLRDHVPFASYLFFRYANAGDGSGEVRTCEQLVAEAKALKAKHGFTTHKLKGGVFRPEYELECYRALAEELPGDRFRFDPNGVWSTEQAIWFGRHIEDLNNDYLEDPVFGLHGMRRAREKLRTPLATNTVVVNFEQLAANVLQTAVDVILLDTTFWGGIRACVKAAAVCDTFQLGVAVHSSGELGIQLATMLHLGAVIPNISFAADAHYHHLVDDVIQGGKVSYCRGSIPVPTAPGLGVKLDRDRLGMYHEAFCRLGGYPYDQDPLRPGWAPLVPNTDWADHLDARVPQIPV; encoded by the coding sequence ATGAAGATCATCGACGTCCGGACCACCCCTGTCAGTGTCCCCATCGAAGCGCCCCTTCGCCACGCGAACGGGTGCCACTGGGGTCGCTTCGTGCGCACGATCGTCGAGGTTGAGACCGACGACGGTCTCATCGGACTCGGTGAAATGGGCGGGGGCGGAGAAAGCGCGGCCGCGGCGTTCGCGGCACTCAAGCCGTACGTCATTGGCCACGACCCGGCAAAGCTCGAAGAACTGCGCTTCAAGGTCTCCAACCCGACCGCGTCGCTCTACAACCATCGCACGCAAATGGTCGCCGCGCTCGAATTCGCGTGCCTCGACATCCTCGGACAGGCGTGGGGCGTTCCGGTCTCCGACATCCTCGGCGGGCGTCTACGCGATCACGTGCCCTTCGCGTCGTATTTGTTTTTTCGTTACGCCAACGCCGGTGACGGGAGCGGTGAGGTTCGCACCTGCGAGCAGCTCGTTGCCGAGGCCAAGGCGCTCAAGGCGAAACACGGCTTCACGACGCACAAACTCAAGGGCGGCGTGTTCCGCCCGGAGTACGAGCTCGAGTGCTATCGGGCGCTCGCCGAGGAATTGCCCGGCGACCGGTTCCGATTCGATCCGAACGGCGTCTGGTCCACCGAGCAGGCGATCTGGTTCGGCCGGCATATCGAAGATCTGAATAACGATTATCTCGAGGACCCGGTCTTCGGGCTCCACGGAATGCGGCGCGCGCGCGAGAAGCTGCGCACGCCGCTCGCCACGAACACGGTCGTCGTGAACTTCGAGCAGTTGGCGGCGAACGTGCTGCAGACCGCCGTCGACGTCATTCTGCTCGACACGACCTTCTGGGGTGGAATTCGCGCCTGCGTGAAGGCCGCGGCGGTGTGCGACACCTTCCAGCTCGGCGTCGCGGTCCATTCGTCGGGCGAGTTGGGCATTCAGCTCGCGACGATGCTTCACCTGGGCGCGGTAATCCCGAACATCTCGTTCGCCGCCGACGCGCACTACCATCACCTCGTCGACGACGTCATTCAGGGCGGCAAGGTGTCGTACTGCCGCGGCAGCATCCCCGTGCCGACGGCGCCGGGACTCGGCGTGAAACTCGACCGCGACCGGCTCGGGATGTATCACGAAGCGTTCTGTCGCCTCGGCGGCTATCCGTATGACCAGGATCCGCTGCGACCCGGTTGGGCGCCGCTCGTGCCGAACACGGATTGGGCGGATCATCTCGACGCGCGCGTCCCGCAGATTCCCGTCTGA
- a CDS encoding SGNH/GDSL hydrolase family protein: MLINSRLRRTALALAIATIASSCGRFHSSGDAGTDWTGAWTAAPQLTEPNNMPPAPPNTPPVPGLSGTTLRQVIHPSLGGTRWRFRVSNEFGDGPLVIQTAHVARSPVRGMIDPTTDAALLFSRKTSVTVPRGRAAVSDPVSFAADAFSDIAITLYVPQAPNALTGHPGSRTTSFITSGNQVSEVGFPIFTEVLHWYLISGAEVMSNAAGAVVILGNSIADGRGSTNDMNDRWPDDLAHRLAEARSANGRPAVAVLNAGIGGNAVVRGGLGPTALARFDRDVLAQARARWVIVCDGVNDIGGSRPDSAAAVALHLIDAYGEMIRRAHARGIKVFGGTIMPFGGSQYSSREHEAARLAVNAWIRKAGAFDAVIDFDAATRDPGDPSRLRGDVDGGDHLHPSAAGYRIMAAAVDLSLFAAPRD; encoded by the coding sequence ATGCTGATCAATTCACGCCTGCGGCGAACGGCCCTCGCACTCGCGATCGCGACGATCGCTTCTTCGTGTGGACGATTTCACAGCTCGGGCGATGCGGGTACGGACTGGACCGGCGCCTGGACCGCGGCGCCGCAGCTCACTGAACCGAACAACATGCCGCCGGCCCCGCCCAACACGCCGCCCGTGCCGGGGCTTTCGGGAACGACTCTTCGCCAAGTAATCCATCCGTCGCTCGGCGGCACGCGATGGCGCTTTCGCGTGTCGAACGAGTTCGGCGACGGACCGCTGGTGATTCAAACGGCGCACGTCGCGCGATCTCCCGTGCGCGGCATGATCGACCCGACGACGGACGCCGCGCTGCTTTTTTCGCGCAAGACGTCGGTCACGGTGCCGCGAGGCCGGGCGGCCGTGTCGGATCCGGTTTCGTTCGCCGCCGACGCCTTCTCCGACATCGCGATCACCCTGTACGTGCCGCAAGCGCCGAACGCGTTGACCGGACACCCCGGGTCGCGCACGACCTCGTTCATCACCTCCGGAAACCAGGTCTCGGAGGTTGGCTTTCCGATATTCACCGAGGTGCTGCACTGGTATCTGATCAGCGGTGCCGAGGTGATGTCGAACGCCGCCGGCGCGGTGGTGATACTCGGCAACTCGATCGCCGACGGACGCGGTTCGACGAACGACATGAACGACCGCTGGCCGGACGATCTCGCGCATCGACTCGCCGAGGCGCGCTCCGCGAACGGGCGGCCGGCCGTCGCCGTGCTGAACGCGGGGATCGGCGGCAACGCCGTCGTGCGCGGAGGACTCGGTCCAACCGCGCTGGCGCGATTCGATCGCGACGTGCTGGCGCAGGCGCGCGCGCGGTGGGTGATCGTCTGCGACGGAGTGAACGACATCGGCGGCTCGCGTCCCGATTCCGCGGCGGCGGTCGCGCTGCACCTGATCGACGCGTACGGCGAGATGATTCGGCGCGCGCACGCGCGGGGTATCAAGGTGTTCGGCGGGACCATCATGCCGTTCGGCGGATCGCAGTACTCATCGCGGGAACACGAAGCCGCGCGGCTGGCCGTCAACGCGTGGATTCGAAAGGCAGGCGCGTTCGACGCCGTGATCGATTTCGACGCCGCGACGAGAGATCCCGGCGACCCGAGCAGGCTCCGCGGTGACGTCGATGGGGGCGATCACCTCCATCCGAGCGCGGCCGGATACCGCATCATGGCGGCCGCCGTCGACCTGTCCCTGTTCGCCGCCCCGCGGGACTAA
- the xylA gene encoding xylose isomerase produces the protein MAVHDPDAPRPEHHFTFGLWTVGNIGRDPFGDPVRAPMAPTRIVRELAKLGAYGVNLHDNDLVPREASASDRDRIVREFQGALDETGMKVPMATTNLFGDPVFRDGAFTSNDSRVREYALQKTMRAIDLGVELGAETYVFWGGREGVETNAAKDPREAVKWFRDAIDYLCEYARSQKYALRFALEPKPNEPRGDIFFPTIGHMLAFIYTLAHPDMVGLNPEIAHDTMAGLDFSHGVAQALEAGKLFHIDLNAQRPGRFDQDLRFGSEDVKGAFFLVKLLEDAKWPGMRHFDSHAYRTEDDAGVWDFARGSMRTYLILKEKVARFNGDAEVQGMLNELKSRGAAAGARKRFSPEGARDLKSREFDLDAMRNLGYAYERLDQLTMEILLGVR, from the coding sequence ATGGCCGTTCACGATCCCGACGCTCCGCGTCCTGAACATCACTTCACATTCGGACTCTGGACGGTGGGCAACATCGGCCGAGATCCGTTCGGCGATCCGGTCCGCGCTCCAATGGCGCCCACGCGCATCGTGCGTGAGCTCGCGAAGCTCGGCGCGTACGGCGTGAACCTGCACGACAACGACCTCGTGCCGCGCGAGGCGAGTGCCTCGGACCGAGACCGGATCGTACGCGAGTTCCAAGGCGCGCTCGACGAGACCGGCATGAAGGTCCCGATGGCGACCACGAACCTGTTCGGCGACCCGGTCTTTCGCGACGGGGCGTTCACGAGCAACGACTCGCGCGTGCGCGAGTACGCGCTGCAGAAAACGATGCGCGCGATCGACCTCGGCGTGGAGCTCGGCGCGGAGACGTACGTGTTCTGGGGCGGGCGCGAAGGCGTCGAGACGAACGCGGCGAAAGATCCGCGGGAAGCGGTGAAGTGGTTCCGTGACGCGATCGATTATTTGTGCGAGTACGCGCGGTCGCAGAAATACGCGCTGCGGTTCGCGCTCGAGCCCAAACCGAACGAGCCGCGTGGCGACATCTTCTTCCCGACCATCGGGCACATGCTGGCGTTCATCTACACGCTCGCGCACCCCGACATGGTCGGCCTCAACCCCGAGATCGCCCACGACACGATGGCCGGCCTCGATTTCTCCCACGGCGTCGCGCAAGCGCTCGAGGCGGGCAAGCTCTTTCACATCGACCTCAACGCGCAGAGGCCCGGCCGGTTCGACCAGGATCTGCGCTTCGGCAGCGAGGACGTGAAGGGCGCGTTCTTTCTCGTGAAGCTGCTCGAGGACGCGAAGTGGCCGGGTATGCGGCACTTCGACAGCCACGCGTATCGCACGGAGGACGACGCCGGCGTGTGGGACTTCGCGCGCGGCAGCATGCGCACGTACCTCATCCTCAAGGAAAAGGTGGCGCGCTTCAACGGCGACGCCGAGGTTCAGGGAATGTTGAACGAGCTCAAGTCTCGCGGCGCGGCGGCCGGGGCGCGGAAGCGATTCTCGCCGGAGGGCGCGCGCGACCTCAAGTCGCGCGAGTTCGACCTCGACGCGATGCGAAACCTCGGCTACGCCTACGAGCGCCTCGATCAGCTGACGATGGAGATCCTGCTCGGAGTGCGCTGA
- the xylB gene encoding xylulokinase translates to MARASFLGVDVGTSGVKAILVDTSGEVLASAITPLQLSTPHPGWAEQDPDAWWAATSAAIRTVLAARPGESPDAVGVSGQMHSSVFLDAHGEVIRPALLWCDGRTTQECREITERIGGEQRLRDLASNPALEGFTLPKVLWLRRYEPEAFARLATVMLPKDFIRFKLTGVVATEPSDASATLMYDTARMRWSNEILDAVNVPRSVVPDVGGSSEILGRVSVEAAGATGLRPDTPVVGGGADNACGAAGVGAIAPGEAVSSWGTSGTVLAPMSEPRVDPSLRAHTFCHVVPGVWYLMGVVLSAGGAFAWYRDQLARDLTSTGEANERLNAEAMAIPPGADGVTFLPYLQGERTPHRDASARGAILGLSLAHSRAHVTRAVVEGVCFALRDSVTILQELGVVPNHMLLTGGGARVPFLRRMQADVFGLPVFTVNREEGPAYGAALLAAVGAGAFPDLAAAAAATLQRAAVEEPAPSAHAAYDEPYRRFRESFHAAHTAADSRR, encoded by the coding sequence GTGGCGCGCGCCAGCTTTCTCGGCGTCGACGTCGGCACGAGCGGCGTGAAAGCGATACTCGTCGACACTTCGGGTGAGGTTCTCGCCTCGGCGATCACACCGCTTCAACTCTCGACGCCGCACCCCGGCTGGGCGGAGCAGGATCCGGACGCCTGGTGGGCCGCGACATCGGCGGCGATTCGTACGGTGCTCGCCGCGCGACCGGGCGAGAGCCCGGACGCCGTCGGCGTCTCGGGGCAAATGCACTCGTCCGTGTTTCTCGACGCGCATGGCGAAGTGATCCGCCCCGCGCTCCTGTGGTGCGACGGCCGTACGACGCAAGAATGCCGCGAGATCACCGAGCGCATCGGCGGCGAACAACGTCTGCGCGACCTGGCATCCAATCCGGCGCTCGAGGGATTCACGCTGCCGAAGGTGCTCTGGCTGCGCCGGTACGAGCCCGAAGCGTTTGCCCGTCTGGCGACCGTGATGCTCCCGAAAGACTTCATTCGATTCAAGCTCACCGGCGTCGTGGCGACCGAGCCGTCGGACGCGTCGGCGACGTTGATGTACGACACCGCGCGAATGCGCTGGAGCAACGAGATCCTCGATGCGGTGAACGTGCCGCGATCGGTCGTTCCCGACGTCGGCGGCTCTTCCGAAATCCTCGGACGCGTTTCGGTCGAAGCGGCCGGAGCGACCGGACTGCGGCCGGACACGCCGGTCGTCGGCGGCGGGGCGGACAACGCGTGCGGGGCGGCGGGCGTCGGCGCGATCGCGCCGGGCGAAGCGGTGTCGAGCTGGGGCACGTCGGGAACCGTACTGGCGCCGATGTCCGAGCCGCGTGTCGACCCGTCGCTCCGCGCGCACACATTCTGCCACGTCGTCCCCGGCGTGTGGTATCTGATGGGCGTCGTGCTCTCGGCGGGCGGCGCCTTCGCCTGGTATCGCGACCAGCTCGCGCGCGACCTCACGAGCACGGGCGAAGCGAACGAACGGCTCAACGCCGAGGCGATGGCCATTCCTCCCGGTGCCGACGGCGTCACGTTTCTGCCGTATCTCCAGGGCGAGCGAACGCCGCATCGCGACGCCTCGGCGCGCGGCGCGATTCTCGGGCTGAGCCTCGCGCATTCGCGCGCGCACGTCACACGCGCCGTCGTCGAGGGAGTGTGCTTCGCGCTTCGCGATTCGGTGACGATCCTCCAGGAGCTGGGCGTCGTGCCGAATCACATGCTCCTCACGGGCGGCGGGGCGCGTGTGCCGTTCTTGCGACGGATGCAAGCCGACGTCTTCGGGCTGCCGGTGTTCACCGTGAACCGAGAGGAGGGTCCGGCGTACGGCGCCGCGCTTCTCGCCGCCGTCGGCGCGGGCGCGTTTCCCGATCTCGCCGCCGCCGCGGCGGCCACGTTGCAGCGAGCAGCTGTCGAGGAACCCGCCCCGAGCGCTCACGCGGCCTACGATGAGCCCTATCGACGTTTCCGCGAGTCCTTCCACGCGGCGCATACAGCCGCAGATTCAAGGCGCTGA
- a CDS encoding sugar ABC transporter ATP-binding protein, translating into MSAAVRFEGITKRFPGVQALTDVTLSIATGSCHALCGENGAGKSTLGKILAGIYAPDEGRLVVNGREMRFSGPRDAFAAGVGMVHQELAFCENLSVAENLCLGALPVSRGLVDRRAVVRRAREMLAAIGADLDVTQRLGELPIAQQQVVQIAVAVGGGARIIVFDEPTSSLSQVEAERLYELIAQLKSRGVTCIYVSHRMAEVYRLCDTISVLRDGRHVATRPAAELSEPDLVQLMIGRPIAAYFGGEHAADRQASTGEELLRVEHLSSSGRFEDVSFSVQAGEVVGLAGLVGAGRSDIAETIFGARSRTGGRVTISGSAANVANPAEAIRLGIALVPEDRKRQGLVLSESGRRNTSLPLLDRLSRLTWLKQSEERALVERHFHMLRVRAPDIDAPVAGLSGGNQQKIVLARWLAANAKLLILDEPTRGVDVGAKAEIHALIAELAAKGAGVLLISSELPELLSLSTRILVLRAGRLVGEMPARGATQDGLLRLMAGIG; encoded by the coding sequence GTGAGCGCCGCCGTTCGTTTCGAGGGAATCACGAAGCGATTCCCCGGCGTGCAGGCGCTCACCGACGTCACCCTGAGCATCGCCACGGGCTCGTGTCACGCGCTGTGCGGAGAGAACGGAGCCGGCAAGAGCACGCTCGGAAAGATTCTGGCCGGGATCTACGCACCGGATGAAGGCCGTCTCGTCGTGAACGGCCGCGAGATGCGCTTCTCCGGACCGCGCGACGCGTTCGCCGCGGGCGTCGGCATGGTGCACCAGGAGCTTGCCTTCTGCGAGAATCTTTCCGTCGCCGAGAACCTCTGCCTCGGCGCGCTGCCGGTGTCGCGCGGACTCGTCGATCGGCGCGCGGTCGTGCGCCGCGCGCGAGAGATGCTCGCGGCGATCGGAGCCGACCTCGACGTCACGCAACGTTTGGGCGAATTGCCGATCGCGCAGCAACAGGTCGTTCAGATCGCGGTGGCCGTCGGCGGCGGCGCCCGCATCATCGTGTTCGACGAGCCGACGAGCAGCTTGAGCCAGGTCGAGGCCGAACGCCTCTACGAGCTCATCGCGCAACTCAAGTCGCGCGGAGTCACGTGCATCTACGTCTCGCACCGAATGGCCGAGGTGTATCGGCTGTGCGACACGATCTCGGTGCTGCGCGACGGCCGCCACGTGGCGACGAGACCGGCCGCCGAGTTGAGCGAGCCTGATCTCGTGCAGTTGATGATCGGCCGCCCCATCGCCGCCTACTTCGGCGGTGAGCACGCGGCTGACAGACAGGCATCGACTGGCGAAGAATTGCTTCGAGTCGAGCATCTCTCGTCGAGCGGGCGCTTCGAGGACGTCTCGTTCTCGGTTCAGGCGGGCGAAGTCGTCGGCCTCGCGGGACTCGTGGGCGCGGGACGCTCGGACATCGCCGAAACGATCTTCGGCGCGCGTTCTCGGACCGGCGGACGCGTCACCATCTCGGGTAGCGCGGCGAACGTCGCGAATCCGGCCGAGGCGATCCGGCTCGGCATCGCGCTCGTCCCCGAGGACCGCAAGCGACAGGGGCTCGTGCTCTCGGAGAGCGGACGGCGAAACACGTCGCTGCCGCTGCTCGATCGTCTTTCGCGGCTGACGTGGCTCAAACAGTCCGAGGAGCGCGCGCTGGTCGAGCGGCACTTTCATATGCTGCGCGTTCGCGCCCCCGACATCGACGCGCCGGTCGCCGGTCTCTCGGGCGGCAATCAACAGAAGATCGTGCTCGCTCGGTGGCTTGCCGCGAACGCGAAGCTGCTCATCCTCGACGAGCCGACCCGCGGCGTGGACGTCGGCGCGAAAGCGGAGATCCACGCGCTGATCGCCGAGCTCGCGGCCAAAGGAGCCGGCGTGCTGCTGATCTCGAGCGAGTTGCCCGAACTGCTCAGTCTCTCGACGCGGATTCTCGTGCTGCGCGCGGGACGCCTCGTCGGAGAAATGCCGGCACGCGGCGCGACGCAGGACGGGCTGTTGCGCCTCATGGCCGGCATCGGATAG